The following are encoded in a window of bacterium genomic DNA:
- a CDS encoding MoaF N-terminal domain-containing protein, which yields MNHIGKSFLFDYGEFQVRVEYLSDQRLRWEQVKGPSPGLTAEETYNAIEVRNELYMISWQEKDGSVVIQAVDWEKERVYTTWISSEKQVHHFQGKIRKS from the coding sequence ATGAACCATATCGGAAAAAGCTTTCTGTTTGACTACGGCGAGTTTCAGGTGCGGGTTGAATACCTGTCAGATCAGAGATTGAGATGGGAACAAGTGAAAGGACCGAGCCCCGGGCTGACAGCGGAAGAGACGTACAACGCAATTGAAGTCAGAAACGAACTTTACATGATCTCCTGGCAGGAAAAAGATGGTTCTGTAGTGATCCAGGCGGTCGATTGGGAAAAGGAAAGAGTCTACACCACTTGGATCAGTTCAGAGAAACAAGTGCATCATTTTCAGGGAAAAATCCGTAAATCGTGA
- a CDS encoding DUF2238 domain-containing protein: MKLLTFLILGFFAVLIWSVIDPHDLFTWFLEASPAMLAFILLAATYKKFRFSNLVYVLIWMHSIVLLIGAHYTYAEVPLFNWIRDTYHLQRNSYDGVGHFSQGFFPAIFAREILLRKSPVRGKWLPFIVICVVLAFSAFYELIEWWVSLATGSAGDAFLGTQGDVWDTQKDMALCLIGSILSLLLLSRLHDRSMAKPVSE, encoded by the coding sequence ATGAAGCTGCTGACGTTCCTGATCCTTGGCTTTTTCGCTGTGCTGATCTGGTCGGTGATTGATCCGCATGATTTGTTCACATGGTTTCTGGAAGCATCGCCGGCGATGCTCGCTTTTATTTTGCTTGCCGCTACTTACAAGAAGTTTCGATTCAGCAATCTTGTGTATGTTTTGATCTGGATGCATTCGATTGTGCTTTTGATCGGAGCGCACTATACGTATGCGGAGGTTCCGCTGTTTAACTGGATCCGCGACACATATCATTTACAGCGGAACAGCTACGATGGTGTCGGGCACTTTTCGCAAGGTTTTTTCCCGGCAATTTTTGCGCGCGAAATATTGCTGCGCAAATCCCCCGTGCGCGGTAAATGGCTCCCCTTCATTGTGATTTGCGTTGTTCTTGCGTTCAGCGCATTTTACGAATTGATCGAATGGTGGGTCTCGCTGGCAACCGGATCTGCCGGCGATGCATTTTTAGGAACGCAGGGAGATGTCTGGGATACTCAGAAAGACATGGCTCTCTGTCTGATTGGATCGATCCTGTCCTTACTTTTGCTCAGCCGTTTGCATGACCGGTCGATGGCTAAGCCGGTTTCAGAATGA